The following proteins come from a genomic window of Lycium ferocissimum isolate CSIRO_LF1 chromosome 4, AGI_CSIRO_Lferr_CH_V1, whole genome shotgun sequence:
- the LOC132054816 gene encoding protein DMP4-like yields the protein MHLELTHSKNSSTNLKKSEDMEIKVEEETSQNLDQERKSPLLEENLTLPEVEKNLIQKAITQTFQSTAHLANLLPTGSVLAFQLLSPIFTNQGHCDKISQLLTIALVAVCGLSCFILSFTDSFTDKKGKICYGLATIRGLWIIDGSARISHQIAKKYKLKFIDFLHGFMSVLVFAVVALFDQNVVNCFYPKPSDQTEELLTSLPVAIGVICSMFFVVFPTKRHGIGFPLTSN from the coding sequence ATGCATCTTGAATTGACACACAGCAAGAATTCTAGCACAAACTTGAAAAAAAGTGAGGATATGGAGATCAAGGTAGAAGAAGAAACATCCCAAAATCTTGATCAAGAAAGGAAATCTCCCCTCTTAGAAGAAAATTTAACCCTGCCAGAAGTAGAAAAAAACCTTATACAAAAGGCAATTACTCAAACATTTCAAAGCACAGCCCACTTAGCCAATCTTCTCCCTACTGGCTCTGTCCTTGCCTTTCAACTTTTGTCACCAATATTCACAAATCAAGGCCATTGTGACAAAATTAGTCAACTTTTAACTATTGCACTTGTTGCAGTATGTGGACTATCATGTTTCATATTGAGCTTCACAGATAGTTTCACagacaagaaaggaaaaatttgTTATGGATTAGCGACGATACGAGGGTTGTGGATAATTGATGGATCAGCAAGAATTTCACATCAAATTGCAAAGAAATACAAGCTgaaatttattgatttcttgCATGGTTTTATGTCAGTGTTGGTGTTTGCTGTTGTTGCTTTGTTTGATCAGAATGTGGTGAATTGtttttatccgaaaccttctgATCAAACAGAGGAATTGCTTACTTCTTTGCCAGTTGCAATTGGGGTCATTTGTAGTATGTTTTTTGTTGTGTTTCCCACAAAGCGCCACGGAATTGGCTTTCCCCTCACCTctaattaa
- the LOC132053429 gene encoding triose phosphate/phosphate translocator, chloroplastic — protein sequence MESRVLTSGATTAIRGGLPLLRKPAAVINFTAAANSGSSNFPANTAKPFGAVISGAGAGAGANLIWGRQLRPAILLEASPKRESLKPCFSAASSPAESSDSAGDAKVGFFNKATLTTGFFFFMWYFLNVIFNILNKKIYNYFPYPYFVSVIHLAVGVVYCLLSWAVGLPKRAPIDSTQLKLLTPVAFCHALGHVTSNVSFAAVAVSFTHTIKALEPFFNAAASQFILGQQIPLALWLSLAPVVLGVSMASLTELSFNWLGFISAMISNISFTYRSIYSKKAMTDMDSTNVYAYISIIALIVCIPPAVIIEGPKLLQYGFNDAIAKVGMTKFVTDLFWVGMFYHLYNQVATNTLERVAPLTHAVGNVLKRVFVIGFSIIVFGNRISTQTGIGTCIAIAGVAIYSFIKAKMEEEKRQKKAA from the exons ATGGAGTCTCGCGTATTGACTAGTGGTGCCACAACCGCTATTCGCGGTGGCCTCCCACTTCTCCGGAAGCCGGCGGCAGTGATCAACTTCACTGCCGCCGCCAACTCCGGCAGCAGCAACTTCCCCGCTAATACAGCGAAACCATTCGGAGCTGTTATTAGCGgggctggagctggagctggagctAACTTGATTTGGGGAAGGCAATTGCGTCCAGCTATACTTCTTGAAGCTTCTCCAAAAAGAGAATCTCTCAAGCCTTGCTTCTCCGCTGCTTCTTCGCCCGCCGAAAGCAGCGATTCCGCCGG GGATGCTAAAGTCGGGTTCTTCAACAAAGCTACCCTGACTACCGGGTTTTTCTTCTTCATGTG GTATTTTCTGAATGTGATATTCAACATCCTCAACAAGAAGATCTACAATTACTTCCCTTATCCTTA TTTTGTTTCTGTTATACATTTGGCTGTTGGGGTGGTATATTGCTTGTTGAGCTGGGCTGTAGGCCTCCCAAAAAGAGCt CCTATTGATTCAACCCAACTGAAGCTGCTCACCCCAGTTGCTTTCTGTCATGCACTTGGCCATGTTACCAGCAATGTCTCATTCGCTGCAGTTGCAGTCTCATTCACCCACACAATCAAAG CTCTTGAGCCTTTCTTCAACGCTGCTGCGTCTCAGTTCATTCTCGGGCAACAGATACCTTTAGCACTATGGCTGTCATTGGCTCCAGTTGTCCTCG GTGTGTCGATGGCTTCATTGACTGAGCTATCTTTCAATTGGTTGGGCTTCATTAGTGCTATGATTTCTAACATCTCCTTCACATACAGGAGTATATACTCGAAGAAAGCTATG ACTGATATGGATAGTACTAACGTGTATGCTTACATATCAATCATTGCTCTTATCGTGTGTATCCCGCCTGCCGTTATT ATTGAGGGGCCTAAATTACTCCAGTACGGGTTTAATGATGCCATTGCTAAAGTTGGTATGACAAAATTTGTAACAGATCTCTTTTGGGTGGGAATGTTTTATCACCTCTACAATCAG GTAGCCACAAACACCCTTGAGAGGGTGGCACCTCTTACACACGCAGTTGGGAATGTGTTGAAACGTGTGTTCGTGATTGGATTCTCAATTATTGTCTTTG GTAACAGAATTTCAACACAGACCGGTATTGGAACCTGCATTGCAATTGCTGGAGTTGCAATCTACTCCTTCATTAAGGCCAAGATGGAGGAAGAGAAAAGG CAAAAGAAAGCGGCCTGA